The genomic segment CGGTATGGTATGTATTTGGGGAAGCCCTGTGGATGCCGGATTAATGAATGAGAAAGAAGCAGTGGCTTATGGAGAATTTCTTGTGAACCGCTATAAAGATGATCCGAACATTATCTGGATTATCGGTGGCGATATTCGCGGTGATAAGAAAACGGAAGTTTGGGATGCTTTGGCACGCAGCATCCGTCAGCAGGACAAAGATCATCTGATGACTTTCCACCCTCGTGGACGCACTACTTCTGCTGCTTGGTTTAATGATCGCGAATGGCTTGATTTTAATATGTTCCAAAGCGGACATCGCCGTTATGGCCAGCGTAAGGGAGATGGTGATTATCCTATCAAAGAAAACACAGAAGAGGATAACTGGCGTTTTGTGGAAGCTTCTACACTCAATCCCCTGAAACCCGTAATTGACGATGAACCTATTTATGAGAATATTCCTCAAGGATTGCATGATCCCAACGAAACTCGCTGGAATGAGCATGATGTACGCCGTTATGCCTATTGGTCAGTATTTGCCGGATCTTTCGGACATAGCTACGGACACAATGACATCATGCAATTTATCCGTCCGGGCGTGCTTGGCTCTTTTGGTGCTGATGGCATGAAGAAAGCTTGGTGGGATGCTCTTGAAGATCCCGGTTTTCATCAGATGAAATATTTGAAATACCTGATGCTGGCCTTTCCTTTCTTTGAACGGATTCCCGACCAGAGCATTATTGCCGGTGCCAATGGCGAGCGCTATGATCGTGCTATAGCTACTCGTGGCAATGACTATCTGTTGGTTTACAACTACTCGGGACGACCCATGCAAATTGATTTGTCGAAAATCAGTGGTGACAAGAAAAAAGTGTGGTGGATGAGTGCTGCTACGGGTAAACTTGAATACTTGGGCGAGTTTGACAGCAAGATTACAAGTTTTCAACATGACAGCGGCTATATGAGTGGAAACGATCAGGTCCTTATCGCTATTGATACTTCAAAAGAGTATGTAAAAAAGGAGTGGAAAGAACTGCCGGAGAAGCATTGATATGAGTATTGACAGGATAGTTGCTTTCATTAAATAATATAACAC from the Bacteroides eggerthii genome contains:
- a CDS encoding glycoside hydrolase family 140 protein, which codes for MRKISMIAMAVLMFMGSGVMAQKAKTYIPWENGKLKVSDEGRYLRHENGTPFFWLGETGWLMPERLNRDEVNYYLQKCKEAGYNMVQVQVLNSVPSYNIYGKSSNPDGWNFKNIDKKGEYGYWDHMDYIIRTAASKGIYIGMVCIWGSPVDAGLMNEKEAVAYGEFLVNRYKDDPNIIWIIGGDIRGDKKTEVWDALARSIRQQDKDHLMTFHPRGRTTSAAWFNDREWLDFNMFQSGHRRYGQRKGDGDYPIKENTEEDNWRFVEASTLNPLKPVIDDEPIYENIPQGLHDPNETRWNEHDVRRYAYWSVFAGSFGHSYGHNDIMQFIRPGVLGSFGADGMKKAWWDALEDPGFHQMKYLKYLMLAFPFFERIPDQSIIAGANGERYDRAIATRGNDYLLVYNYSGRPMQIDLSKISGDKKKVWWMSAATGKLEYLGEFDSKITSFQHDSGYMSGNDQVLIAIDTSKEYVKKEWKELPEKH